CCTAGTAGTTAACACTGAGGCCTCATCTCTTACCAAGTGCTTTGTATGTAATGACTCACTTCATCCTCATAGGGGAGGGGTTATCTACTATTAAATCGTCATTCCCAtattatggatgagaaaactgaggcttagctaCTAAGCGGCAGACCCACAAGTCACAGACAGGTGGCTTCCACATTCACACCCACACACTCTTCTCTACTGCTTAAAGTACAGGCTTCATCAATAGGGGGCGGGGGAACCGCAGAGCCCAGGTTAGTTAGGAAAAGTTGTCCTAGAACCTGAGAGGCCCCCGAGAGACAAAAGGACCTCGAGTGACACTACAACCCCAGTGAAGACTCTGATGAATGTAGCAAAATGTTAAAGAGCTACACTTGAGAGGGGCAGAGGGCTGTCCCTTCCTAGCTGTTGATTCCACACCCCCACTTCCCACATGTAAAGGGTGTGAGGGGTCCTTGGGCGTCCCCTGTAGGTGGAACCCAGTGCCTGACACCTGGTTAGCATCACCTGCATGTTTGCTATTTGTGTTGCTAAGAGGATTGCTTGGCTCACACACAGTATCCCCAGGACCGGGGCTGGTGGGAAGAGGAGCAGCTAGGAGTCACTGACCACAGGATGGAGTGGTGAAGGCCCTTGCCTGTCGGAAGTCAGACTCAGGCCCAGAATGGGGGTATGGCTCCTGCAGGTTGGCATCCTAGTGGTCCAGGCCCCACTGATCCTATCAGCCCTTTCTGTCCTTCCTCCAGAGCCTGGACAACagaaggagaaggtggaggaCACAGCCCACCAAACCCAGGTGCCGAGAGCCTGTTACCTAGTATCAGGGACTGAGGAGCCAGGCACTGGATGGCGTCTGGTGGCTCTCCAGTTGGGGCCacggcggctgctgctgctgctttctgCTCAGAGTCCCAGCCATGGGTTGCGGAGCCTAGCCATGCACACTCTGCACGCCCTTACCCCACTCCTCTGACCTCTAGGCGTGAGCAATAGACAGGCATCCGGGAACCAGGGCTGTTAGCGTCTTTGTTTATTTGATCACAATAATACACAGCCCCTGgacggggagggggcaggaggggccacaacagggtggggtgggaggggaggggaggaggcgcCTGCTTCCctggcccctctcccctctgtgcTTGGGGGGAAAGGGAGGCAGGGGGCTCCCCCTTACCCCCCAGAATGTAAACAGCAGcagatgaacaaaaataaaaatacaaaaggccGGAGGAAGGTCCTAGGAATCCCCACACTCTAGGGTCTTCCCTGTCGCCAGTGGAGGTCCCCTCATTGCCCCATCCACCAAAGGTCCCTCAGTCTAGGGGATTCCTGGTGCCGGCCACACTCCCGGGGGCAGAGTCCAGGGCTCAGAACTGCTGGGCCAGCAGCTCACACAGGTgacgagagacagactccttgctGGTGCGCAGGGTCAGCCGGTACATCTGGGGGGGAGGGACATGGGGGACAGGCTCAGGGAAGAGGCAGATGGATGGAGAGCCCAGGATGGAGGATACAGGGAAGatagaagataagagaaaaaaaaaggagtcagaAAGGTGACAGAAGGGACAGGAAGTAGGAATAAAAGCAACAGAAAAGAGGCAAAGAATGGACGATAAAAGAGAGGCCAAGAAGGGTGGAAAGGATATAGAGACAAGAAtcagggtgggagggaaggggagaggggtggaggtggggtcaGAGCATGTACAAAATCCAGGCTGCGATGGTGTCTGTCTCAGGGGGGCCTCCCAGACCGTCACTCACCTGAGCCTGGGCATTGGGCTCCAGCCGGAGCAGACAGCCCACCTGCAGGGCTTTAGTCTGGATGATTCCAGCCCCTACAAAGTTCTCAGGGTTGGGGTCCACGTTGTCCAGGAGAGCGGAGCCAAACCCCAGGAGCTGGGAGGGAAGGGGCCGCCGTCAGAGGCTCCAGATCTGTTAGCTCCCAGAGTGGCACACCAGCCCCCAACACCCTTGGTAATGGGAGTGGgctgcattttacagatggggaaactgaggctcagagaaggtgagCAGCCACTGCTCCCCAAAAACCCCAGGGTCAGGGAGAGGTGGGCTGAGATGTGAGGCTGGGCTCCGCTCCTGATTCTCCATCTCTCACCTTGGCCTTAGTGACTTCTGCATCCATGGGGTGGTTGGCTTTGAAGATTTTCTGTGCCTCCTGTTGGGGGCTGGGGCGGGAAAGGTTTCTGTCGGACTGGGcaggcccagcccagcctgccctGAAGTACGGCTATGGCTCCCCCCAGCCCCACTACTCACATGCTCAGCTGCTTCCAACGCTGGAAGAAGTCCTGGGCCGCCATCTCTGTTGGCTGGAAGAACTTGTTGATGGTCACCGGGAGCTTCAGGGTGAGGGACTGAGGGGCACCCCCATACCTGGCATTGGAGGGGTGAGGGCTTGGTCAGACCACACCCCTCACCCAGGaagccccacccccagggccGCCTCCTGACTCACCTGAAGCGCACTGACAGGAGCGGGGGCATCAGGAAGTCCCTAAGGCACTCAATGTTGAGCACCTGCTGCACCTGCGCCCCGCCATCCACCTGCGCTGCTACGCGCTTGGTCTGCACGGCCAGCTGTGACCACTCAAGGTCAAGGAAGCCAGAAATAGGAGGTGGCGCTGCAGGGCCTTGGCCATGAACCTCTTAGGGGCTGTGTGCCAACCTAGACTCCACCTATGCTAAATTGGCCTTTCACAATGGGCTCAGCAACCTCCTTTACTGCATGTGTCACACTGTACTCTTTGGGTTCGAATCCTGGCTCTTACTCCCTCAGTGACTATGGGCAAGTTAATCAACCTCCCTTAgcctcacctgcaaaatggacATTTCTTCCTCAGTGTTCAATGATTTACTCCTTGTCAGTGTGTTTGGTATACGGTTAAGTGCACAAAAATGGTGGCAATTAGTGTCATCACCATTTTCCTCCGTGTCAGTGACCCCAGGCAAGGGCTGAGTCTGTGCATCTCTcaccaacccctcccccccaatgcCCAGCACAGAGCTGAGCACACAGGAGGCCTCTGGAAATGATGATGAACAAAGCAAAGAACTAAAAAGGTCGTCAAAGTTTTGGGGTCTAACCCCCATCATTTTACAGGGGTGGAAATGGAAGACCAGAGAGGGGCCTGACCTTGCTCAAGCACTTCCTTTATGACAGCCACCCTTCCAGAGTTCTCCAACTGTGCTGATCTTCAAAACTACCCTAGGCGAAGGAAGAGGAGGGTCTACACAGAGGTGATAGGAAAGCTAAGAGAGGCAAAGCGGCaggcccaggtcacacaggaggagGCTCTGGTCAGCATCAAGACCCCCAGGCCTGGCTCTCCAGATCAGGAGGCACTAGAATCACGGGTGTGGAGCCAGACAGAGGCCTAAGTCAGGACAAGGTCACAAAGGGCCTGACAGTGACGAACTGGGGTCTGAAGCAGCAGAGGTTCTAGAAGTAACATCTCCTGCAACACCTTCACTGGCATCTCCTGTAATGGGGGgaaaagaaccccccccccccttacagaTGACACTAAATTTCAGAATTAACAAATGCTCAGGCTCACATGAGGGCTGAACAGGAGTCTGGACCTGGGTCCATCTCCTTCCCAGGAAGGCAGACCCAGAGGGCTGAGCCTAGAGCCAGGGGGCTGGCCAGGCTGAGAGGATATGAGTCTGGAGGTCTCCAGGGTGAACGACAGTGGGCGTGAAGTTCTGGAACTGTACCGAGGTCTTGTTGCCATAGAACAGATACATGCGGCCTGTAGTGATGGGAGAGGCAGGCCTCCATCAGGGTCCCTACTCAACACCCAAGCAAGGTCCCCCAAAGCCCCACCCTCACAGTCCTCCGGACACACCTAGGTTCTGCCGGAACTCTGACTTGACTCCAATCTGCAGCAGCTGGTTCTCAAACAGGACCCCATTGTTCTTGCACACGaacctgggggtggggcaggggctcAGGATGAGAAGCCTGCACAGCTTCTCGATCCCCACctgtcctccttccccctccctaaCTGCTCCCAGACTCACTTATTCAGCAGCTCATCAGCTTCTGGGATGGGCGGGCCGATGTCCTCAGGACCTGGGCTGCAGGCAGGGAAAGGAGTGAGATGGGAGGGGACTCAAGGGAGGGGAGTGCTAGACAGAAGTAAAGGCCCAGAGCTAGCTAACGGAGGGCAATAAGCCTTGAAAGGGCAGAACCCCACAATCCATATCACCAGATTCCCCGGAGAACCACAAGACCCCAGAATCAGTCTGGTGATTGCTTCTAACGGGAATAGGACCCTACCTGGTAGTCACGCACCCACATATCAGAGGACCCTGACTTTTACCCCTTCCAAATCCTTGCCTCTACAGTTAGTTCAACAGGAACAAGTGATGAGAACTCCCAGTCCCCTAACCCTCCCTAAGGACACAAGAGTCTGCCCACCAACCCCCTAAGGCCATCCCTTACTCAGCAGCTGGAGCTGGGTCAGCCAGCAAAGCCATGGGGCTCTCAGGGGCAGGCGGCTCCAGCTCGCTGGGCCATCCAATCCCAGAGCAGACATAGAAGACAGGCGTGGCAGGCAGCCAATCCCAGACAGGCAGCAAGAGGGccgaagagaaagagggaggaaggaaggagagaaggaagagcaggCTGAGACACAGTGACAGGAAAGGACAAGGAACGGTGGCCAGGGACAGCCGAGAGTCCAGAATGGCCAGAGGGAGGAAGTAGGCTGGGAGAGGCAGCGGCCAGGGGGACAGAGGcacagggacagggagggaggacagacagaagTCAGGTGGCCCAGGGCGCAGGGCAGGTGGTACCTCAGGAAGGCCTCCTCGGGCGTGGGACCCAGGCTGGGCTGAGCAGCTGGGCCATCGGAGGAGACGTCCACCAGGAGGTTGCCGGCACCTGAGGGAGCCTGGGGTgccgctgggggaggggctgcccgCAGCCCCAGAAGGTCGGCAGAGGGTGAGGGCGTTGACTACAGGAAGTACAGGTGTATATGAGAAGAGGCACCACCCCAGGTGGACCCCCCCTGTGGCCCAGTCCTGGGGGACTCACCACAGTACTGGGAGTGGGCTCTACACCCCCATTGATGTCATTGCTGCTTGGGTCCCTCCGGCCTTCATCCAGGGCGCTGCCCGCTCCTGGCCCCTTCTTGCGTTTCAGTTTGGCCAGGATGGACGACTCGCGCTCGGGGAAGGGCGGCATCTCCTCCAGCACTGTGGCctgtggggttggggggtggaaacaggtcaggaggaggaggagggcgagGCACAGAGGgcggaggaggaggccatggggaCTGGGGCCCTGACCAGGACATCCGTGCTGGCCACAGAGCTGAGGGTGAGGTACTCCACAGCGCGCTGCTGCAGCTCCACATCCGCGTTGCGCAGCTGGGAGCCGGCCCGCAGCACGCCCTGGATGGTGGCCTTGGTCTCCGGAAAGAGGTTGATGAACTTGATGTAGGTGGACAGCAGCAGGGCCCGCGTCGCCACACTGCACAGGTGGAACTTGGAGTGCAGCAGTGAGAACTGCACCGGAGGGCTGTACGGGAGGCTGGGGTCAGTGGGCACCGGCTCCGCCCACCTCTCCCAGAAACCACTTAGCACCTGGGAAGGGTCTCCGCCCTTGGAGGGACCCTCCCAGGACCCCAGGCTGGCCCCAGGGCACTGGCCACGGCAACCccctgtcccagaggctcctgacGGCTGGGTTCTCCCTTACTCCACAAGGTTCTGGGTGAGGGGCTGAGAAGACACCTGGGAGCCCCATCAGCACGAGCTCTGAGACTCCTGGGGTCCCCATGCCCCAGACCCTTCAGAAGTGCATGTATTCACTCTCTCACCTGGAGCGGGGGTCCCCAGCAATCAGGTTCCCAAACTCCCCAAGGATGTAGCCGCCGACCTTCACCATGTTCTCATGACAGGCTGGAGCCTGGAGCGCCTGGGAGGCGGGGACAGCCATGAGGAATGGGACCTTGGCTCAGGGGCACTCAGGTGTGCCAGGCAGGGTGTTGACCCTTGGGACTCTATGATGTGTGTAGGATTatagatggggacactgaggcacagtGGTTGAGTGACTGGCCTGAGCCCACAGTTAGTAAAACAGGACAGAATGGGGCCCCTTTCCTGGTGCACAGGGAGCAGGAAAGTGCCGGGACTTGGGGATCGGCAACCAAGTGCCAGGCTGACCCTCACACTGGCCAGTGAAGGTTGGGCCCCTGTGCCCCttgggagaagcagggaggcaaaggcactgctctgaggaggaggaggcaggatgGTGGCTGAGGCTGGCTTAGCTCACAGTCCCAGCGGTCTTTTCTCTGCTCTGATGCCCCTTGATGGGGGACAGATGAGAGTGCTGACCTCAAAGACAGTCTTGGCAGCGTAGCCCTGGACATCATCACGGTTGGTGACAATCTGCAGCACACGGTACCACACCTCCTCACTCACATAGTCGCCTGCGATGCGAATCAGGTTGAGGATGGTATCCACATACCAGCTGTAATCCACTGCGTATTTCTCAGCCAAGATGGCCACCTTCAGGACCTGCCAGCCAGGAGGGAAGACGAGCATGGGTGTGTGCGTGAGCGTATGCCCATGGGCCCATAGGGAGTGGGCTCAGCTGGATCTGAGCTCATGACTGTCCGCATCTGGAGACCTGGGGTCtgcggccataccaccctgaaagTGCCCGATCTCATCTGAAAGCCTGGGAGTCCGGCCCCTGGCCCCTCCCGCCTCAGACCAGGGAATATAGGCCTCCAGCCCTCCCAGGACTCACGATCTCTTCTCGGATGGCATAGTCAGCCGTCTCAAGGTACCGCAACATCTCCGACACAATCTGCTTGGCATTGCTCCGGTCACACATGGCGTAGAGAAGGTCCGCGGCCCGCTGTCGCACACTAACATCCCGCTCCGTCTGAGGGAAGCGAACAGGTACCGTGTGTTCTAGACTCCATGTAGCATAGGGCTGGCTACCCAAGGCCTCTAAGCCCTGTGCCTCTCTGAAGAGGCAGAGGACACAAAGGCCGGGTGGGTATAGAGAGGCTGGGTAGGCTCCAAGATCGCACCTTGAGGGCATTGATGACGGTGTCGATGTGGGTCTTGACTGCCTCGTGGGAGAACTCAGAGCTGGCCAGCGTGCACATACTCTCCAGGGCCAGGTAGCGCAGGTTGGTCTCCCGGTGCTGCAGGAACTGGCCTAGCTGGTTACAGGCCCGTACCAGGAGGTTGGGCTCACTGCCagcaagagagagacatgagGAGGGGACTCAGGCCAGGCTGGGCCATCCCACATCACCCTCAGGACCCAGGTTTAACTCCTGCCCTCAGCCCAGTCATGACCATGCCTAGTGACCCAAACATCCAGGCCACTGAGCCCAAATAAAGAGAGCCAGGAATTCTGCCTCCTACAAGGGACCCAGCAGCAACTCGGAAGGGTAACACTTCACAGCTTCGTCCTTCTACCTGGAAGTCACAGTTCCCAGATTCAGTAAGTAATCTAGGTCCTGGCCAcagctccccagcccccaggTGGGCACCTGTCATAGTGGATGATGAGGCTGATGGTCTCAAAGAGGATGGCGTTCTTGGCATTGGAGTGCTGGACCTTTTTGGACTTGGGTGGCTCCTGGGCCTTGTTGAGCACGGTCTCCAGACACTCAACCAGCCTCCCCTTCACGGCCGCATCCTCTGGGGAAATGGAAGGCACAGCCAGGGCTGAGCGCTCTGCCCGCCTAGCGTGTGCCATGGCTCCCACCTCGTGCAAGCCTGCAGCTGCAGGCCAGGGTCTCTGCTTCCTCAAGCCCTTCCCGGGACCACAGGTGACCCGAGGAGGTGGGAGAAATGCCAACAGAGGACCTGACTCCATCCATACGGCTCTCATCCTGCTTAGCTCTGACCCTGCTGGGCAAGAGCCTCCAcctgtgagtctcagtttccccttctgcagcaccaatgcttttttttttttaaatttaagtgaggggaagggacacagagagacagactcctgtatgtgcccagacagTGATCCACATGgctacccctgtctggggccaatgctctgcccatctggggccagacttacaacccagctattttcagtgcctaagatagaggctccagggagccatcctcagtgtccagggccaatgagctcgaatcaatcaagccatggctgggggagaggcaaagcagatggttacttctcctgtgtgccctgaccaggaattgaacctgggacatccacatgctgggccaacgctctaccactgaaccaaccggctcTGGCCTACCAAtgctctttttaaagattttatttattgacattttttagagcgggggtggggggaagagaggcatggtggaggagcaggaaacatcaactaacagctgtatgtgccttgactgggcaagcttgggatttcgaactggcgacctgagcattccaggttgatgctctatctaccgcgtcaccataggtcaggctacagCACCAATATTCTTTAGGTTTCTCACAGGCAGAGACAGTTCAGGAACCTTCCTCAGTGATACCATGAAACCTGGCCTTCCCATGGAACAGTCTTGAGTGCCTGAGAGACAGAGGCCAATCACAAGCTCATATAAACCCCAATAACTGCCCTTTCCTGGGATGTGAGGCAGCACCAGGTGGACAGATCAGCTGTTAAGTGTTCCAGCAAAAGTGTGgtgcctgccctggctgggtagctcagttggttagagcctgatcctgatacaccaagattgcaggttcaatccccagtcaaggcacacataggaaacaaccagtgaatgaacaactaagtggcacaacaaataaatgcttctgcctctctctctctctgtctctctcctctcccctgtcccatctctttaaagtaaaaaaaaaaatcaaccaataaatacataaataagtagaactcatgtttctctctctctaaatatcaatcagtcaataaaatttttttaaaagatcaaaaatGTACCAGGAATTCAGAAAGAGATAAAGGACACAAGACAGCAAACAGCCAGATGTAGAAAGTGGGACACCCTCCTGGTTTCTTCAAAAGCAGgtagtgggggccctggccagttagctcagtcggttagagcatcgtccgaaaacaacaaggttgcaggttcaatcccaggtcaagggaagcaaccagtgaatgcacaactaagaggaacaacaaatgaatgcttcctctttctctccctccacccccttcctttctctgtctctctaaataaaaaaaattaataaaaataaaaataagtttttaaaaaaagcaggcagtgggtctgaccaggtggtggtgcactatatagagcaggggtccccaaactacagcccgtgggccgcatgcggccccctgaggccatttatccagcccctgctgcacttctggaagggatacctctttcactggtggtcagcgagaggggCAAAGCGCGGCGTTGCTCACagacagtactacttccagtgatatGACGGCCGCACGCGACATGGCTCcggaagtgtgtcatatcacttgttacagctatcagtgacaaatatggaaccggacattgaccatctcattagccaaaagcaggcccatagttcccattgaaatactggtcagtttgttgattgaaatttacttgttctttattttaaatattgtatttgttcccgttttgtttttttactttaaaataagatatgtgcagtgtgcacagggatttgttcatagttttttttatagtccggccctccaatggtctgagggacagtgaactggccccctgtgtaaaaagtgtggggacccctggtatagcgcatccgactgggatgtggaggacccaggttcgagaccctgaggtcgccagtttgagtgcgggctcatctggtttgagcaaggctcaccagcttgagcccaaggtcgctggctcaagcaaagggtcactcggtctgctgtagccccctggtcaaggcacatatgagaaagcaatcaatgaacaactaaggtgctgcaatgaagaattgatgtttctcatctctctcccttcctgtctgtctgtctgtctgtccctatctgtccctctctctgactctgtctctggcacacaaaaaaaatttgttacAAACAGCTGCGTGAAAGCCAATGTCCTGGAATAAGGGGGTAAATCTTCCAGATTAAGAAAGAT
The Saccopteryx bilineata isolate mSacBil1 chromosome 3, mSacBil1_pri_phased_curated, whole genome shotgun sequence DNA segment above includes these coding regions:
- the AP2A1 gene encoding AP-2 complex subunit alpha-1 isoform X1 is translated as MPAVSKGDGMRGLAVFISDIRNCKSKEAEIKRINKELANIRSKFKGDKALDGYSKKKYVCKLLFIFLLGHDIDFGHMEAVNLLSSNKYTEKQIGYLFISVLVNSNSELIRLINNAIKNDLASRNPTFMCLALHCIANVGSREMGEAFAADIPRILVAGDSMDSVKQSAALCLLRLYKASPDLVPMGEWTARVVHLLNDQHMGVVTAAVSLITCLCKKNPDDFKTCISLAVSRLSRIVSSASTDLQDYTYYFVPAPWLSVKLLRLLQCYPPPEDAAVKGRLVECLETVLNKAQEPPKSKKVQHSNAKNAILFETISLIIHYDSEPNLLVRACNQLGQFLQHRETNLRYLALESMCTLASSEFSHEAVKTHIDTVINALKTERDVSVRQRAADLLYAMCDRSNAKQIVSEMLRYLETADYAIREEIVLKVAILAEKYAVDYSWYVDTILNLIRIAGDYVSEEVWYRVLQIVTNRDDVQGYAAKTVFEALQAPACHENMVKVGGYILGEFGNLIAGDPRSSPPVQFSLLHSKFHLCSVATRALLLSTYIKFINLFPETKATIQGVLRAGSQLRNADVELQQRAVEYLTLSSVASTDVLATVLEEMPPFPERESSILAKLKRKKGPGAGSALDEGRRDPSSNDINGGVEPTPSTVSTPSPSADLLGLRAAPPPAAPQAPSGAGNLLVDVSSDGPAAQPSLGPTPEEAFLSELEPPAPESPMALLADPAPAADPGPEDIGPPIPEADELLNKFVCKNNGVLFENQLLQIGVKSEFRQNLGRMYLFYGNKTSVQFQNFTPTVVHPGDLQTQLAVQTKRVAAQVDGGAQVQQVLNIECLRDFLMPPLLSVRFRYGGAPQSLTLKLPVTINKFFQPTEMAAQDFFQRWKQLSIPQQEAQKIFKANHPMDAEVTKAKLLGFGSALLDNVDPNPENFVGAGIIQTKALQVGCLLRLEPNAQAQMYRLTLRTSKESVSRHLCELLAQQF
- the AP2A1 gene encoding AP-2 complex subunit alpha-1 isoform X2, producing the protein MPAVSKGDGMRGLAVFISDIRNCKSKEAEIKRINKELANIRSKFKGDKALDGYSKKKYVCKLLFIFLLGHDIDFGHMEAVNLLSSNKYTEKQIGYLFISVLVNSNSELIRLINNAIKNDLASRNPTFMCLALHCIANVGSREMGEAFAADIPRILVAGDSMDSVKQSAALCLLRLYKASPDLVPMGEWTARVVHLLNDQHMGVVTAAVSLITCLCKKNPDDFKTCISLAVSRLSRIVSSASTDLQDYTYYFVPAPWLSVKLLRLLQCYPPPEDAAVKGRLVECLETVLNKAQEPPKSKKVQHSNAKNAILFETISLIIHYDSEPNLLVRACNQLGQFLQHRETNLRYLALESMCTLASSEFSHEAVKTHIDTVINALKTERDVSVRQRAADLLYAMCDRSNAKQIVSEMLRYLETADYAIREEIVLKVAILAEKYAVDYSWYVDTILNLIRIAGDYVSEEVWYRVLQIVTNRDDVQGYAAKTVFEALQAPACHENMVKVGGYILGEFGNLIAGDPRSSPPVQFSLLHSKFHLCSVATRALLLSTYIKFINLFPETKATIQGVLRAGSQLRNADVELQQRAVEYLTLSSVASTDVLATVLEEMPPFPERESSILAKLKRKKGPGAGSALDEGRRDPSSNDINGGVEPTPSTVSTPSPSADLLGLRAAPPPAAPQAPSGAGNLLVDVSSDGPAAQPSLGPTPEEAFLSPGPEDIGPPIPEADELLNKFVCKNNGVLFENQLLQIGVKSEFRQNLGRMYLFYGNKTSVQFQNFTPTVVHPGDLQTQLAVQTKRVAAQVDGGAQVQQVLNIECLRDFLMPPLLSVRFRYGGAPQSLTLKLPVTINKFFQPTEMAAQDFFQRWKQLSIPQQEAQKIFKANHPMDAEVTKAKLLGFGSALLDNVDPNPENFVGAGIIQTKALQVGCLLRLEPNAQAQMYRLTLRTSKESVSRHLCELLAQQF